In Flammeovirgaceae bacterium 311, one DNA window encodes the following:
- a CDS encoding PAS domain-containing protein (COG2202 FOG: PAS/PAC domain): protein MMQSINNFSLPDREFPNLKRYGAYLLEHHLQEAAEVNIALARQTELPLLELFAHLSEQEFLSLVKESLETFFHQLTEQTALEHAKDTLLKWRKDTLPNIPRSGVATADLVLVYHVRKQLLLGFIDRYTSDVTEALAIARELDLFYALVEQFAFSLYVNLKEEEQGVVLLELQEKNNDLATALEELQAAEEQLIENNHELEGRVMERTGALAASEQQLRTITDALPGLITYIDREERYRFINKTFEDWFGIPRARAIGKKLAEVLTFHLGETRGAAAYDHIKAYIRRALAGEQLQYVSTHITKEGEPKHVLVNYVPQIVEGQVLGYYALFTDINERVEAELALKQSEARFSNIFNQSSVGMAEVDLSGRFVLVNDRYCQLVGRSREELYQIRMQDISHEGDLPQNMSLFRKAIETGTPFSIEKRYTRADKSQVWVRNNVSIVKDQQNQPVSVVAVCQDITQKKIAEQALQESKDLFQTFADNIQSLAWMSDHTGQILWYNQRWYDYTGTSYEEMVHQGWLKFLHPDHTNRVVAHVKSAREKKENWELTFPLRSADGEWCWFLARAFAIKDAEGNLIRWIGTSTDITGQVKAQEQLQKANEEIVDLLQRETDALEEAQQQKERLHNLFMQAPSLLCINRGEDFIYELANPSYLEVFMVDSSIIGRAALDVFPDADPAIVQIYTNVFETGKRFVGKELSITGDWKRNNSPYTRYFNLIYEPIRELDGTVSGIVTFGYEVSEHVSARQELEKNAILMQEMNQELNQKYLELSRINNDLDNFIYTASHDLRSPLINLEGLLLALNKHLKGSITPQATTVLHLANASIEKLKRTIKDLTEITKAQKGLDDVREAVSFKEILEDIKSDLPEDFNSLASFVREDFQVDSVLYSRAGLRTILYNLLSNAIKYKSVARPLEIRISTSKEDKYIILTVEDNGLGIPEQQLPKLFTMFTRLHTHVEGTGIGLYTIKRVIENNGGKIEVNSQLDKGSVFKVYMV from the coding sequence ATGATGCAGTCAATAAATAACTTTTCGCTTCCTGACAGGGAATTTCCCAACCTGAAAAGATATGGCGCCTATCTTTTAGAGCATCACTTACAGGAAGCAGCAGAAGTTAACATTGCACTGGCAAGGCAGACAGAGTTGCCCCTTTTAGAGTTATTCGCTCACCTTAGTGAGCAGGAGTTTCTTTCGCTTGTAAAAGAGAGTCTTGAAACTTTCTTTCATCAACTTACAGAGCAAACAGCGCTGGAGCATGCAAAAGATACCTTGCTAAAATGGAGAAAAGATACGCTACCTAATATCCCCAGAAGTGGAGTAGCTACAGCTGATTTAGTTTTGGTCTATCATGTTCGAAAACAACTTCTGCTAGGCTTCATAGATCGCTATACGAGTGATGTAACAGAGGCTTTAGCCATTGCCAGGGAGCTTGATCTTTTTTATGCCCTTGTAGAACAGTTTGCCTTCAGCTTGTATGTAAATCTAAAGGAAGAAGAACAAGGTGTTGTGTTGCTGGAACTGCAGGAAAAGAACAATGACCTGGCAACTGCTCTGGAAGAATTGCAGGCGGCTGAAGAGCAGCTGATAGAAAATAATCATGAACTGGAAGGAAGAGTGATGGAGCGTACCGGTGCCCTTGCTGCCAGTGAACAACAGTTGCGAACCATTACGGATGCACTTCCAGGGCTCATCACCTATATCGATCGGGAAGAAAGATACCGCTTCATCAATAAAACATTCGAGGATTGGTTCGGTATTCCACGCGCCCGGGCCATAGGGAAAAAGCTGGCAGAGGTACTTACGTTCCACTTAGGAGAAACAAGGGGTGCAGCAGCCTATGATCATATCAAAGCCTATATCAGGCGTGCACTCGCGGGAGAACAGCTGCAATATGTTTCCACCCATATCACCAAAGAGGGAGAGCCAAAGCATGTGCTGGTAAACTACGTACCCCAGATAGTGGAGGGGCAGGTTTTAGGGTATTATGCCTTGTTTACAGATATAAATGAGCGTGTAGAAGCAGAACTGGCTCTTAAGCAAAGTGAAGCCCGCTTTAGCAACATCTTTAACCAAAGTTCTGTAGGGATGGCCGAGGTTGATCTATCAGGCAGGTTTGTTCTGGTTAATGATCGCTACTGCCAGCTGGTAGGACGCAGCAGGGAAGAGTTGTACCAGATCCGCATGCAGGACATCAGCCATGAGGGAGATCTACCCCAGAACATGTCACTATTCCGGAAAGCTATAGAGACAGGCACTCCTTTTTCCATTGAAAAGCGTTATACCAGGGCTGATAAATCGCAGGTATGGGTAAGAAACAATGTTTCTATTGTTAAAGACCAACAAAACCAGCCTGTATCGGTTGTTGCTGTCTGTCAGGACATTACACAGAAAAAGATAGCTGAACAAGCCTTGCAGGAGAGCAAGGACCTTTTCCAGACTTTTGCAGATAATATTCAAAGCCTGGCCTGGATGTCTGATCATACCGGCCAAATATTATGGTATAACCAGCGCTGGTATGATTATACAGGTACTTCCTATGAAGAGATGGTGCACCAGGGATGGTTAAAATTCCTACACCCTGATCATACCAACAGAGTAGTTGCTCATGTAAAATCAGCCAGGGAGAAGAAAGAAAACTGGGAGCTAACATTTCCTTTGAGAAGCGCTGATGGTGAATGGTGCTGGTTTCTGGCTCGTGCCTTTGCCATCAAAGATGCAGAGGGTAATCTAATTCGCTGGATCGGAACCAGTACCGATATAACAGGACAGGTAAAAGCCCAGGAGCAGCTGCAAAAAGCCAATGAAGAGATTGTGGATCTGTTACAGCGGGAGACCGATGCCTTAGAGGAGGCCCAGCAGCAAAAGGAAAGGTTACATAATCTTTTTATGCAGGCACCTTCTTTACTCTGTATCAACCGGGGCGAAGATTTTATCTATGAGCTGGCTAATCCCAGCTATTTAGAAGTATTCATGGTGGATTCTTCCATCATCGGCAGAGCTGCATTGGATGTTTTTCCAGATGCTGATCCTGCTATTGTGCAAATCTATACCAATGTATTCGAGACCGGAAAGCGGTTTGTAGGCAAAGAACTGTCTATAACTGGCGACTGGAAACGCAATAATAGTCCCTATACGCGTTACTTCAACCTGATTTATGAACCCATACGGGAGCTGGATGGCACGGTAAGCGGGATTGTGACCTTTGGTTATGAAGTATCCGAGCATGTCAGTGCCAGGCAGGAGCTGGAGAAGAATGCCATACTGATGCAGGAAATGAACCAGGAATTAAATCAAAAGTATTTGGAGCTAAGCCGGATTAATAACGACCTGGATAATTTTATTTACACTGCCTCTCATGATTTAAGAAGCCCTCTCATCAACCTGGAAGGTTTACTGCTGGCCTTAAACAAACATTTAAAAGGTTCAATCACACCCCAGGCAACAACTGTACTCCATTTAGCAAATGCTTCAATAGAAAAGCTGAAAAGGACCATCAAAGATCTTACTGAAATTACCAAGGCCCAAAAGGGATTAGATGATGTGCGGGAAGCAGTATCCTTCAAAGAAATCCTGGAAGATATTAAATCAGATCTGCCGGAAGATTTCAACAGCCTTGCTTCTTTTGTCAGGGAGGATTTTCAAGTTGATTCTGTCCTTTATTCCAGGGCAGGTTTAAGAACTATTCTTTATAACTTATTATCCAACGCCATTAAGTATAAATCAGTGGCCAGGCCTTTAGAGATTCGCATCAGCACCTCTAAGGAGGATAAGTATATCATCTTGACTGTAGAAGATAATGGGCTTGGGATTCCTGAACAACAGCTCCCGAAGCTTTTCACCATGTTCACCCGACTACATACCCATGTAGAAGGTACAGGCATTGGCCTTTATACGATAAAGCGTGTTATAGAAAACAATGGAGGGAAGATAGAGGTTAACAGCCAGCTGGATAAAGGCAGTGTTTTCAAAGTATACATGGTTTAG
- a CDS encoding sensory box histidine kinase (COG2202 FOG: PAS/PAC domain): protein MNKKKSPSDNAGISQNDLSASNANLLILQEDEATYKMLVDSIKDYAIFMLDARGYIVTWNIGAQRLKGYHKDEIINKHFSIFYPEEALQRNHPAFELEVASSEGRFEEEGWRVRKDGSLFWANVVISAVYSTDRHLIGFSKVTRDLTDRKLLQVRLLKINEELRESEERAHLLIDSVKDYAIFLLSPDGHIATWNEGAKRIKGYEASEIIGCHFSKFYPQETSAAEYPKFELTKALEHGRFEDEGWRLKKDGSLFWANVVITPIYNKENQHIGFTKITRDLSERVRNENLMKKNVELHRLNTDLDNFIYTASHDLKTPISNLEGLITLLAAKVGPKLDSTEGKYIELMATSIQKLNETILSLVEVTKVQKDLDKKNEAVSVKAVLEDVKEEIAEMITRLQVDIRESLEIEKIVIARANLKSILYNLLSNAIKYHSPNRQPIIKIRTMVVGSSIVLSIKDNGLGLTKTQQARLFSMFKRFHSHVEGTGVGLYIVKRIMDNLNGKIEVTSKLDVGTEFKLYFRKDA from the coding sequence ATGAATAAAAAGAAATCACCTTCTGATAATGCTGGCATTTCTCAGAATGATTTGTCCGCCTCCAATGCAAACCTACTGATCCTGCAGGAAGACGAAGCTACCTATAAAATGTTGGTAGACAGTATTAAGGATTATGCAATTTTTATGCTGGACGCCCGGGGCTATATCGTGACCTGGAATATTGGTGCTCAACGTCTCAAAGGCTATCACAAGGATGAAATCATCAACAAGCATTTTTCTATCTTTTATCCGGAAGAAGCACTCCAGAGAAACCATCCTGCTTTCGAACTTGAGGTAGCTTCTAGTGAAGGCAGATTCGAAGAAGAGGGATGGCGGGTACGAAAGGACGGCTCCCTGTTTTGGGCCAACGTTGTTATTTCTGCTGTTTATAGCACGGACAGGCATCTGATTGGTTTTTCTAAAGTAACCAGGGACCTGACCGATCGAAAACTCCTTCAAGTCCGTTTGCTAAAGATCAACGAAGAACTTAGGGAAAGCGAAGAAAGAGCTCACCTGCTCATTGATAGCGTTAAAGACTATGCTATCTTCCTGCTTAGCCCGGATGGCCATATTGCCACCTGGAACGAAGGAGCTAAGCGCATAAAAGGATATGAAGCCAGTGAGATTATTGGTTGCCACTTTTCTAAATTTTATCCTCAGGAAACCAGTGCTGCTGAATATCCAAAGTTTGAGCTTACCAAAGCACTTGAGCATGGGAGATTTGAGGACGAAGGCTGGCGTTTGAAAAAAGACGGCTCACTGTTCTGGGCAAATGTTGTTATTACCCCCATCTACAATAAGGAAAATCAGCACATTGGTTTCACTAAAATTACAAGGGATCTGAGTGAGCGTGTACGCAATGAAAATCTCATGAAGAAGAACGTGGAATTACACCGGCTTAATACCGATCTTGATAATTTCATTTATACAGCCTCTCACGATCTTAAGACACCCATTTCTAACCTGGAAGGGCTAATAACTCTCTTAGCCGCTAAAGTAGGCCCAAAATTGGATAGTACGGAAGGTAAATACATAGAGCTGATGGCAACATCAATTCAGAAGTTGAATGAGACAATCCTTAGTCTGGTTGAAGTAACAAAAGTTCAAAAAGACCTTGACAAGAAAAACGAAGCTGTTTCTGTTAAGGCAGTTTTAGAGGATGTAAAAGAAGAAATTGCCGAAATGATAACTCGATTACAGGTAGATATCCGGGAGTCTCTTGAGATTGAAAAAATCGTCATTGCCAGGGCAAATTTGAAAAGCATCCTTTACAACCTGTTGAGTAACGCTATCAAATATCATTCTCCAAACAGGCAGCCCATTATCAAAATCAGGACAATGGTTGTAGGGTCCAGCATTGTCTTAAGCATCAAAGACAATGGTTTAGGTCTCACAAAGACACAGCAGGCCAGATTGTTCAGCATGTTCAAGCGCTTTCATAGTCATGTAGAAGGGACTGGCGTTGGATTATACATTGTCAAAAGAATCATGGATAATCTAAATGGCAAAATAGAAGTGACAAGTAAATTAGATGTGGGTACAGAGTTTAAATTGTATTTCAGAAAGGATGCTTAA